In Ptychodera flava strain L36383 chromosome 17, AS_Pfla_20210202, whole genome shotgun sequence, one genomic interval encodes:
- the LOC139116571 gene encoding transcription termination factor 3, mitochondrial-like produces MAARCVMCFGRSVSTVVLNRTCVTMTIMKNIGTHSTRTYHTSHEVLYTLCTGRYQWLKNQVHSVRYLSMEGKSSPLAGDQINADLSVSSSSDCDHTSNELRKQNGVIDERTGMADSIIKRQTILESLDKKKDLHKGEFADLDEQLLESIEPYITPELPPSPVLAAYVDKSETLSNLVKLGVDLSQIDKKGSFKTVLIRLDFDKDIKEKISFLHSVGVEDDKLGKFLTKNPFILTEDVQNLEARVHYLKAKKFKDDGIAQIINRAPFFLNFSIKRLDNKLGFFQRELSLTGEETRQLITRTPKLVTGSLDTVKRSIFSLKEQMRFSAKECKALVLSQPRVLQTGRYKLLRTFDYLHNTVGITHAQFVQFSQVFRSSLPRIKERHQYLVKLERAQYDPTKPGYVSLEALSKQPDEVFCKDVAKTSIVEYNNFLKTL; encoded by the exons ATGGCGGCCAGATGTGTGATGTGTTTTGGCCGATCTGTCTCAACAGTGGTACTGAATAGGACATGTGTTACCATGACAATCATGAAGAACATTGGGACACATAGTACAAGGACATATCATACAAGCCATGAAGTACTTTACACACTCTGTACTGGCAGATATCAATGGCTGAAAAACCAGGTGCATTCAGTGCGGTATCTCTCAATGGAAGGTAAATCTTCCCCATTGGCTGGTGACCAGATAAATGCGGACTTGTCAGTTAGCTCATCAAGTGATTGTGACCATACAAGCAATGAACTCAGAAAACAGAATGGAGTTATTGATGAAAGGACAGGGATGGCAGACAGCATCATAAAACGTCAGACAATTTTGGAATCCTTGGATAAGAAGAAAGATCTTCACAAAGGTGAATTTGCTGATCTGGATGAGCAGCTTCTTGAAAGTATTGAACCTTATATCACTCCTGAACTGCCGCCTTCACCAGTCCTTGCAGCATATGTGGATAAATCAGAAACGTTGTCAAATCTTGTCAAATTAGGTGTTGATCTTTCTCAAATTGACAAGAAAGGGTCATTCAAAACTGTTCTGATCAGGTTGGACTTTGACAAGGACATAAAggagaaaatttcatttctgcaCAGTGTTGGTGTAGAGGATGATAAGCTTGGAAAATTCCTCACCAAGAACCCTTTCATACTGACTGAAGATGTCCAGAATTTAGAAGCACGAGTGCATTACTTGAAAGCCAAGAAGTTCAAAGATGATGGTATTGCACAAATTATCAATAGAGCACCGTTCTTCTTGAACTTTAGT ATCAAAAGATTAGATAATAAACTTGGATTTTTTCAACGGGAACTCAGTCTGACTGGTGAGGAGACCAGGCAACTTATCACAAGGACTCCAAAG ctTGTGACAGGGAGCCTGGATACTGTCAAGAGAAGTATATTTTCTCTCAAAGAACAGATGCGATTCTCTGCCAAGGAATGTAAAGCCCTAGTTCTGAGCCAACCCAGAGTTCTACAGACAG GAAGGTACAAGCTGCTGAGAACCTTTGATTATCTCCACAACACAGTTGGTATTACACATGCACAGTTTGTTCAGTTTTCTCAAGTCTTCAGATCAAGTCTTCCAAGAATCAAAGAAAGGCATCAG TATCTGGTCAAGTTGGAGCGTGCTCAGTATGATCCTACTAAACCTGGATATGTTTCTTTGGAAGCATTGTCTAAGCAACCTGATGAAGTCTTCTGTAAAGATGTTGCCAAGACATCTATCGTGGAATACAACAACTTCTTAAAAACATTATAG